The following proteins are encoded in a genomic region of Emys orbicularis isolate rEmyOrb1 chromosome 19, rEmyOrb1.hap1, whole genome shotgun sequence:
- the LOC135891607 gene encoding lens fiber major intrinsic protein-like, with product MPPAMWEVRSPSFWRAVFAEFFATMIYVFFGLGASLRWGVGPLNVLQVALAFGLAAATLVQVLGHVSGAHVNPAVTFAFLVGAQLSLLRAVFYMVAQVLGGVAGAAVLYGLTPAAIRGNLALNTIHPGVTLAQATTVEIFLTLQFVLCFFATYDDRHNGRVGSVALAIGFSLALGHLFGMYYTGAGMNPARSFAPAVITRNFSNHWVYWVGPILGATLAGLLYDFVLCPRMRGLAERLAILKGEQVAEGQAPPEPPGEPMELKTQAL from the exons ATGCCCCCCGCCATGTGGGAGGTGCGCTCCCCCTCCTTCTGGAGGGCCGTCTTCGCCGAGTTCTTCGCCACCATGATCTACGTCTTCTTCGGGCTGGGGGCCTCGCTGCGCTGGGGGGTCGGGCCCCTCAACGTGCTGCAGGTGGCCCTGGCCTTCGGGCTGGCCGCGGCCACCctggtgcaggtgctgggccACGTCAGTGGGGCCCACGTCAACCCGGCCGTCACCTTCGCCTTCCTGGTGGGCGCCCAGCTCTCCCTGCTCCGCGCCGTCTTCTACATGGTGGCCCAGGTGCTGGGCGGGGTGGCCGGGGCGGCCGTGCTCTACGGGCTCACGCCGGCCGCCATCCGCGGCAACCTGGCACTCAACACG ATCCACCCCGGCGTGACCCTGGCCCAGGCCACCACCGTGGAGATCTTCCTGACGCTGCAGTTCGTCCTCTGCTTCTTCGCCACGTACGACGACCGGCACAACGGGCGCGTGGGCTCGGTGGCGTTGGCCATCGGCTTCTCCCTCGCCCTGGGACACCTCTTCGGG ATGTACTACACGGGAGCCGGCATGAACCCTGCGCGGTCCTTCGCCCCCGCCGTCATCACCCGCAACTTCTCCAACCACTGG gtgtaCTGGGTCGGGCCCATCCTAGGGGCCACGCTAGCCGGCCTCCTCTACGACTTTGTCCTCTGCCCCCGCATGCGGGGCCTGGCCGAGCGGCTGGCCATCCTGAAAGGCGAGCAGGTGGCAGAAGGCCAGGCCCCCCCGGAGCCTCCCGGGGAGCCCATGGAGCTGAAAACGCAGGCGCTATAA